A genomic segment from Oncorhynchus clarkii lewisi isolate Uvic-CL-2024 chromosome 12, UVic_Ocla_1.0, whole genome shotgun sequence encodes:
- the LOC139421051 gene encoding GTPase IMAP family member 8-like, translating into MESPNICQSLSSPTVEPICHLPERRLLLLGGPGAGKSTTGNAILGEEIFQTGTETVHSTVGHGGVCRRRITVVDTPGWIIPHDSADDNTGAPPERASKEGPCVGATLCPPGPHALLLVVPVSQPFTEGHRKAAEKQLGHLGGGAWRSTMVLFTGVDKLPEGTFVEEFIAAGEPLQWLVERCGNRYHGLDSNTQQSGDDNTVNTQVQELLEKVEEQVKENHGWYFAVNELILLEEEQARKAVEERRVREEREERERQRLRMVGGPPRELRVLLLGWKGVGKSSVGNTILGRRDFESGTETEQSLRRQAEVAGRRVTIVDTPGWDWFSVRRTPKHVRQESKRGATLLRPGPHTLLLVLPVISTLTSRKRRTLEAHLEGLFGDRACLHTMVLFSCGDWLGRTPVEEHIQKGGRELHRLLEYCGNYYHVVDSKMPGKDTRNISDLLDKIEEMIRENGDEAFLPIQMDEESPESSENNSPEEDCSRGCQLQ; encoded by the exons ATGGAGAGTCCAAACATCTGCCAGTCGTTGTCGTCTCCGACAGTTGAACCCATCTGTCATCTCCCGGAGCGTAGGCTTCTGTTGCTGGGGGGACCAGGAGCTGGGAAGAGCACCACAGGGAATGCCATCCTAGGTGAGGAGATCTTCcagactgggacagagactgTCCACAGCACCGTTGGCCACGGGGGGGTCTGCAGGAGGCGTATCACTGTGGTTGACACCCCAGGCTGGATTATACCCCATGACTCAGCGGATGATAACACAGGGGCCCCGCCAGAGCGGGCTAGCAAGGAGGGACCCTGTGTCGGTGCCACCCTCTGTCCCCCAGGGCCCCACGCGCTCCTGCTGGTGGTCCCCGTGTCACAGCCCTTCACAGAGGGCCACAGGAAGGCAGCAGAGAAGCAGCTGGGTCATCTAGGAGGAGGGGCCTGGAGGTCCACAATGGTGCTCTTCACTGGGGTCGACAAGCTACCGGAGGGGACGTTCGTAGAGGAGTTCATTGCAGCTGGGGAGCCCCTTCAGTGGCTGGTGGAGAGGTGTGGTAACAGATACCATGGCCTGGATAGTAACACACAGCAGAGTGGGGATGACAACACGGTGAACACACAAGTTCAGGAGCTGCTGGAGAAGGTAGAGGAGCAGGTTAAGGAAAACCATGGCTGGTATTTTGCAGTAAACGAACTGATTCTGCTAGAGGAGGAGCAGGCAAGGAAGGCGGTGGAAGAGAGGCGGGTGAGAGAGGAacgggaggaaagggagaggcagagactGCGGATGGTCGGAGGGCCTCCCAGAG AGCTGAGGGTCCTCTTGTTGGGCTGGAAAGGAGTGGGAAAAAGTTCTGTAGGGAACACCATCCTGGGCCGGCGGGACTTTGAGTCTGGAACAGAGACGGAGCAGAGCCTTAGGAGGCAGGCTGAGGTGGCCGGACGCAGGGTCACTATCGTTGACACCCCTGGCTGGGACTGGTTCTCCGTCAGACGTACCCCGAAACACGTGAGACAGGAGTCGAAGCGAGGTGCCACCCTCCTCCGGCCTGGCCCCCACACCCTTCTCCTGGTGCTGCCAGTCATCTCCACCCTCACTTCACGCAAGAGGCGGACCCTGGAGGCCCACCTGGAGGGCCTGTTTGGTGATAGGGCGTGTCTCCACACCATGGTGCTGTTCAGCTGCGGGGATTGGCTAGGCCGAACGCCCGTCGAGGAGCACATTCAGAAGGGAGGGCGGGAGCTCCACAGGTTGTTGGAATACTGTGGGAACTATTATCACGTGGTGGACAGCAAGATGCCGGGGAAGGACACAAGGAACATCTCAGATCTGCTGGACAAAATAGAGGAAATGATCAGAGAGAATGGTGATGAGGCCTTCTTGCCAATACAGA TGGATGAAGAAAGCCCTGAGTCATCTGAGAACAACAGCCCTGAAGAGGACTGTAGCAGAGGATGCCAGCTCCAGTAG